The Thioalkalivibrio nitratireducens DSM 14787 DNA segment GCGCCTGCCAAGGGATATAGACGCTCCCCAGCGCCAGTACCAGGGCCGCTGCCCGCCACCCCACGTCGCGCCGCCTGAGCCGGGGCGCCAGCGTAAAAACGACGACCAATGCCAATGCCGCGAGGCCCAGGTGGACGGACCAGCGCATCAACAGGAAGCCGGTGGAGAACTCCCAGAGGCTCAGCCGGGTACCCGGGCCCGAAACGAGGAGCAACAGCGCTGCCAGCAGCGCGATCAGGAACGCGACCCGGGCACCTGTCATCAACGCCCCCAGGTGGGGACGGACTCCGGGACCACCACCCGACGGTACCACTGCGTGGCCACGATCCCGGTGGCGTCAGCAGCAAGCGCGGGACTGGGCCGGCAGACAGCGGGAAGCCCGAACACCCGTGTCAGCGCAGTGGCGGATAGACGGGCTGGTAGGCGGGGCCCTCGGGCTGACGTCCCTCCCACTGTCTTCGCTCGAGCTCCTCGATCCGTTTCTCGAGTTCGCGGATGCGCTGCTGCGCGGCATCGTCGGCTGCCCAGGGATCACGGTACTCGCCCGGCAGACCCATGCCCGGATCCCCGTAGAGACCCGGGTAGCCGTAGCCGGGGTCGATTCCGCGGTATTCCTCCGGCAGACCCATCGGCGGAGTGCCATAGCCGTAGGGTGCTGCGCCCTCCATCGGCAGGCCCGGCTGCCCATAGGGTTGTTGGTAGCCGTGCGGTTGACCGTAGGGTTGACCATAGGGGTGCCCATAGTAACCCGGTGCGCCGTAGGGGTGGCCGTAGCCATAGTCCCGGTCGTGGTCCTGACCGCCGAACCAGCGGCCCGGACTCATCACGTCGCCGAAGTTGATCGCCTGCGCAGGCGCCATCACGGCCATGCCGAGAATCGCAAGGACCAGCATCCCGCTGCGCCTGAATGTTCTGTTGTCCATCACCTGTCTCCAAGGGTGTGTGGGGACCCGGGGAGGCAAGCAGCCGCCACGAGCCCGGGAGCCGAGACGGTTCCCAACCTACTCGTAGCACCCGCGGGTGTTGGGGTCAATCATCGTGCACTCGCCCTGACACCCGAAGCGGCGGCAGGAACCATCGGGATTCGACAGGATCTTCGCCGTGCACCCGCCGGAACCGGTCCCACCGGGCAAAGGAACGCCCGCTGCCAGCCGGTGGCCGCGGGGATTCAGCGCCGAATCAGATCAAGGAATTCCTCGCGAGTGCGCTGATCCTCGCGGAACGCGCCGAGCATCACCGAAGTGGCCATCGACGAATTCTGCTTCTCGACCCCGCGCATGGTCATGCACATGTGCTTGGCATCGATCACCACCCCGACACCGCGGGCGTTGGTCACCTTCATCAGCGCCTCGGCGACCTGCCGGGTCAGGTTCTCCTGGATCTGCAGGCGGGCCGCGAACATGTCCACGATGCGGGCGATCTTCGACAGGCCAATCACCCGGCCATTCGGCAGGTAGGCGACGTGCGCCTTGCCGATGATCGGCAGTACGTGATGCTCGCACAGCGAATAGAGCTCGATGTCCTTCAGCAGCACCATCTCGTCGTTCTCGGAGGTGAACAGCGCGTTGTTCACGATTTCATCGAGATTCTGGTGGTACCCACGGGTCAGGTATTTCATCGCCTTCACCGCGCGAGCGGGTGTATCCAGCAACCCCTCGCGCTCGACATCTTCGCCCAACCCCCGAAGGAGCTGCCGATAGTGCTCGGAAAGGGTCTCCACGCTGGCCAGCGGAACGGTCATCGGCT contains these protein-coding regions:
- the folE gene encoding GTP cyclohydrolase I FolE, which encodes MTVPLASVETLSEHYRQLLRGLGEDVEREGLLDTPARAVKAMKYLTRGYHQNLDEIVNNALFTSENDEMVLLKDIELYSLCEHHVLPIIGKAHVAYLPNGRVIGLSKIARIVDMFAARLQIQENLTRQVAEALMKVTNARGVGVVIDAKHMCMTMRGVEKQNSSMATSVMLGAFREDQRTREEFLDLIRR